The following are from one region of the Pseudomonas lalucatii genome:
- a CDS encoding glycine betaine ABC transporter substrate-binding protein — protein sequence MRKLKTLLQGLGAATLALGMSSAMAAEKPTLTFGFVNGWDDSVATSYLAAEILESKLGYDVELKPLEPAIMWQGVARGDIDGLLSAWLPVTHGEYYAKFKDQLEVLGTNYNDAKIGLVVPDYVEAKSIADLNATKDAYDGKITGIDAGAGIMRRSEEAIEKYQLDYKLMPSSGPAMATALARAIKKNEAIVVPGWVPHWMFAKWKLRFLEDPMGVYGEAEHVDSVVNPSFKDKAPEAVAFLKKFNWTSEEIGAVMLAIRDGAKPEQAAKDWVAQNPERVDSWLK from the coding sequence ATGCGCAAACTCAAGACCCTCCTCCAAGGCCTCGGCGCCGCCACTCTGGCGCTGGGCATGTCCAGCGCCATGGCCGCTGAGAAGCCGACCCTGACCTTCGGCTTCGTCAACGGCTGGGACGACAGCGTCGCCACCAGCTACCTCGCCGCCGAAATCCTGGAAAGCAAGCTCGGCTACGACGTCGAGCTCAAGCCCCTCGAGCCGGCCATCATGTGGCAGGGCGTGGCCCGTGGCGACATCGACGGCCTGCTCTCCGCCTGGCTGCCGGTGACCCACGGCGAGTACTACGCCAAGTTCAAGGACCAGCTGGAAGTGCTCGGCACCAACTACAACGACGCCAAGATCGGCCTGGTCGTGCCGGACTACGTCGAAGCCAAGAGCATCGCCGACCTGAACGCCACCAAGGACGCCTACGACGGCAAGATCACCGGCATCGACGCCGGCGCCGGCATCATGCGCCGCAGCGAAGAGGCCATCGAGAAGTACCAGCTCGACTACAAGCTGATGCCGAGCTCCGGCCCGGCCATGGCCACCGCCCTGGCACGCGCCATCAAGAAGAACGAGGCCATCGTGGTGCCGGGCTGGGTACCGCACTGGATGTTCGCCAAGTGGAAGTTGCGCTTCCTCGAAGACCCGATGGGCGTCTACGGCGAAGCCGAGCACGTCGATTCCGTGGTCAACCCGAGCTTCAAGGACAAGGCGCCGGAGGCCGTGGCCTTCCTCAAGAAGTTCAACTGGACCAGCGAGGAGATCGGTGCGGTGATGCTGGCCATCCGCGACGGCGCCAAGCCGGAGCAGGCCGCCAAGGACTGGGTCGCCCAGAACCCCGAGCGGGTCGACAGCTGGCTGAAATAA
- a CDS encoding quaternary amine ABC transporter ATP-binding protein, whose amino-acid sequence MQSGKIVVENLYKVFGQNPQEAIDLLKQGWSKDKILAEKGAVIGVSDVSFSVEEGEIFVLMGLSGSGKSTLIRLINRLIEPSAGDVYIDGQNVAKMANAELVDLRRRDMSMVFQSFALMPSRSVLDNAAFGLEVAGVGRKEREKRAMDVLAQVGLDTFAHKHPHELSGGMQQRVGLARALAVDPSMMIMDEAFSALDPLKRREMQDLLLELQKTHRRTIIFVSHDIEEAMRIGNRIGIMEGGKLIQVGTPQELIDKPANDYVRNFFDTVDTNRYLTAGQLKADSVPTYVHNGVAPCALTVCRELQAQDKHYAFVLDEHRRFCGSISLEKIALMVDGVNPRELSRDLLKPVEPVAEDMPLDQVIERLVDNEGPIPVVDANGLYSGAISKGRLLNRMQGE is encoded by the coding sequence ATGCAGTCAGGAAAGATCGTCGTCGAGAACCTGTACAAGGTCTTCGGCCAAAACCCGCAAGAAGCCATCGACCTGCTCAAGCAGGGCTGGAGCAAGGACAAGATCCTTGCCGAGAAGGGCGCCGTGATCGGCGTCAGCGACGTGTCCTTCAGCGTCGAGGAGGGCGAGATCTTCGTCCTCATGGGCCTCTCCGGCTCCGGCAAGTCCACCCTGATCCGCCTGATCAACCGCCTCATCGAACCCAGCGCCGGTGACGTCTACATCGACGGCCAGAACGTCGCCAAGATGGCCAACGCCGAACTGGTCGACCTGCGCCGCCGCGACATGAGCATGGTCTTCCAGTCCTTCGCCCTGATGCCCTCGCGCAGCGTGCTGGACAACGCCGCCTTCGGCCTGGAAGTGGCAGGCGTCGGCCGCAAGGAGCGCGAGAAGCGCGCCATGGACGTGCTCGCCCAGGTCGGCCTGGACACCTTCGCCCACAAGCACCCCCACGAGCTGTCCGGCGGCATGCAGCAGCGCGTCGGCCTGGCCCGCGCCCTGGCGGTGGACCCCTCGATGATGATCATGGACGAGGCCTTCTCCGCCCTCGACCCGCTCAAGCGCCGCGAGATGCAGGACCTGCTGCTGGAGCTGCAGAAGACCCACCGCCGCACCATCATCTTCGTCTCCCACGACATCGAGGAGGCCATGCGCATCGGCAACCGCATCGGCATCATGGAGGGCGGCAAGCTGATCCAGGTCGGCACCCCCCAGGAGCTGATCGACAAGCCGGCCAACGACTACGTGCGCAACTTCTTCGACACCGTCGACACCAACCGCTACCTCACCGCCGGCCAGCTCAAGGCCGACAGCGTGCCGACCTACGTGCACAACGGCGTGGCGCCCTGCGCCCTGACCGTGTGCCGGGAGCTGCAGGCGCAGGACAAGCACTACGCCTTCGTCCTCGACGAACACCGGCGCTTCTGCGGCTCCATCAGCCTGGAGAAGATCGCCCTGATGGTCGACGGCGTCAATCCGCGGGAACTCAGCCGGGATCTGCTCAAGCCGGTCGAGCCGGTCGCCGAGGACATGCCGCTGGACCAGGTGATCGAGCGCCTGGTGGACAACGAGGGCCCCATCCCGGTGGTCGACGCCAACGGCCTCTACAGCGGCGCCATCAGCAAGGGCCGCCTGCTCAACCGTATGCAGGGAGAATGA
- a CDS encoding TldD/PmbA family protein translates to MFEAFAALKRHFAALHCRAEHWSLRYVRQDHQQLWVRKQVAEPPRFGRDEGAMLSVRSAGVEAYAATSDLSRQGLQAALERAAELARRSAPLSLLDQRALAPSSARGEYRSPGFERAFPTLAECYQLLAAESAAVPADPRLVNWRVGLELCEVEQLYLNSSGAELSALQRFVYPHLGVTAHDGHDSQTRHLGGAHLGQQGGAEVIERLGLVGAAPRVAEQALQLLLAPNTPSGPRDLLLMPDQMILQLHESIGHPLELDRILGDERNFAGTSFVRPEDFGRLQYGSRLLNVTFDPTLPEELASYAFDDDGQPARKEYLIRDGLLLRPLGGALSQLRSGLPGVAGSRASSWNRPPIDRMANLNIEPGSHSLAQLIGGIEHGILMASNRSWSIDDARNKFQFGCEWAQLIERGELRGVVKNPNYRGVSSRFWRSLSAVGDASTREVLGTPHCGKGEPNQVVRVGHATPACVFAAVDVFGGAA, encoded by the coding sequence ATGTTCGAGGCCTTCGCCGCCCTCAAGCGCCACTTCGCCGCCCTCCACTGCCGCGCCGAGCACTGGTCGCTGCGCTACGTGCGCCAGGACCATCAGCAGCTGTGGGTGCGCAAGCAGGTCGCCGAGCCGCCACGCTTCGGCCGCGACGAGGGGGCGATGCTCAGCGTACGCAGCGCCGGGGTCGAGGCCTATGCGGCGACCAGCGACCTGTCCCGCCAGGGCCTGCAGGCCGCCCTCGAACGGGCCGCCGAACTGGCGCGGCGCAGCGCCCCGCTGAGCCTGCTCGACCAGCGCGCCCTGGCGCCCTCCAGTGCCCGCGGCGAGTACCGTTCGCCCGGCTTCGAGCGGGCCTTTCCCACGCTCGCCGAGTGCTACCAGCTGCTGGCCGCCGAGTCGGCGGCGGTGCCCGCCGACCCGCGCCTGGTCAACTGGCGGGTCGGCCTCGAGTTGTGCGAGGTCGAGCAGCTCTACCTGAACAGCAGCGGCGCCGAGCTGAGCGCGCTGCAGCGCTTCGTCTACCCGCACCTCGGCGTCACCGCCCACGACGGCCACGACAGCCAGACCCGCCACCTCGGCGGCGCCCACCTCGGCCAGCAGGGCGGCGCCGAGGTGATCGAGCGCCTGGGCCTGGTCGGCGCCGCGCCGCGGGTCGCCGAGCAGGCCCTGCAGCTGCTGCTGGCGCCCAACACCCCGAGCGGCCCGCGCGACCTGCTGCTGATGCCCGACCAGATGATCCTGCAGCTGCACGAGTCCATCGGCCACCCCCTAGAGCTGGACCGCATCCTCGGCGACGAACGCAACTTCGCCGGCACCAGCTTCGTCAGGCCCGAGGACTTCGGCCGCCTGCAGTACGGCTCCCGGCTGCTCAACGTGACCTTCGACCCGACCCTGCCCGAGGAGCTGGCCAGCTATGCCTTCGACGACGACGGCCAGCCGGCGCGCAAGGAGTACCTGATCCGCGACGGCCTGCTGCTGCGCCCCCTGGGCGGTGCCCTGTCGCAGCTGCGCAGCGGCCTGCCGGGCGTCGCCGGCAGCCGCGCCAGCAGCTGGAACCGCCCGCCCATCGACCGCATGGCCAACCTCAATATCGAGCCGGGCAGCCACAGCCTGGCGCAGCTGATCGGCGGCATCGAGCACGGCATCCTGATGGCCAGCAACAGGTCCTGGTCCATCGACGACGCGCGCAACAAGTTCCAGTTCGGCTGCGAGTGGGCTCAGCTGATCGAACGGGGCGAGCTGCGCGGGGTGGTCAAGAACCCCAATTACCGCGGTGTCTCCAGCCGGTTCTGGCGCTCGCTCAGCGCCGTCGGCGACGCCAGCACCCGGGAGGTGCTCGGCACCCCGCACTGCGGCAAGGGCGAGCCGAACCAGGTGGTGCGGGTCGGCCATGCCACCCCCGCCTGCGTGTTCGCCGCGGTCGACGTCTTCGGCGGAGCCGCCTGA
- a CDS encoding choline ABC transporter substrate-binding protein: MKKLKTIAGLGLLSCTLAQAAWAQEPESCKQVRFAEIGWADIAATTGVAMTLTEGLGYQPRKIMASVPIAFTGVKNSQIDVFLGYWAPSMDAVIEPFTKDGGVKVLPTPNLEGAKYTLAVPTYAADAGLKSFQDIAKFKDQLGGKIYGIEPGNDGNLLIEQMIKGDQYGLGGFRMVESSEAGMLVQVQRAVRKKEPVVFLGWAPHPMNTQYDITYLAGGDEVFGPDFGAAKVYTVVPPDYEARCANVGKLLNNLQFSVEIESQLMEKVLEKEDPAEVAKNWIKANPAMLDKWLAGVTTYDGQDAVAAVKKHVGL; the protein is encoded by the coding sequence ATGAAGAAGTTGAAGACCATCGCCGGCCTCGGCCTGCTGTCCTGCACCCTGGCCCAGGCGGCCTGGGCCCAGGAGCCGGAGAGCTGCAAGCAGGTGCGCTTCGCCGAGATCGGCTGGGCCGACATCGCCGCCACCACCGGCGTCGCCATGACCCTCACCGAGGGCCTGGGCTACCAGCCGCGCAAGATCATGGCCTCGGTACCCATCGCCTTCACCGGCGTGAAGAACAGCCAGATCGACGTGTTCCTCGGCTACTGGGCGCCCTCCATGGACGCGGTGATCGAGCCCTTCACCAAGGACGGCGGCGTCAAGGTGCTGCCCACCCCGAACCTGGAAGGCGCCAAGTACACCCTGGCGGTGCCCACCTACGCCGCCGACGCCGGCCTCAAGAGCTTCCAGGACATCGCCAAGTTCAAGGACCAGCTGGGCGGCAAGATCTACGGCATCGAGCCGGGCAACGACGGCAACCTGCTGATCGAGCAGATGATCAAGGGCGACCAGTACGGCCTCGGCGGCTTCCGCATGGTCGAGTCCAGCGAGGCCGGCATGCTGGTCCAGGTCCAGCGCGCCGTGCGCAAGAAGGAGCCGGTGGTGTTCCTCGGCTGGGCCCCGCACCCGATGAACACCCAGTACGACATCACCTACCTGGCCGGTGGCGATGAGGTGTTCGGTCCCGACTTCGGCGCCGCCAAGGTCTACACCGTGGTACCGCCGGACTACGAGGCACGCTGCGCCAACGTCGGCAAGCTGCTGAACAACCTGCAGTTCAGCGTCGAGATCGAAAGCCAGCTGATGGAGAAGGTGCTGGAGAAGGAAGATCCCGCCGAGGTCGCCAAGAACTGGATCAAGGCCAACCCGGCCATGCTCGACAAGTGGCTCGCCGGCGTCACCACCTACGACGGCCAGGACGCCGTCGCCGCCGTGAAGAAACACGTCGGCCTCTAA
- the betA gene encoding choline dehydrogenase gives MREEFDYIIIGAGSAGNVLATRLTEDADVSVLLLEAGGPDYRLDFRTQMPAALAFPLQGRRYNWAYETDPEPHMDNRRMECGRGKGLGGSSLINGMCYIRGNAMDYDGWAKLEGLEDWSYLDCLPYFRKAETRDIGPNAYHGGDGPVSVTTPKNGNNPLFQAMIEAGVQAGYPRTDDLNGYQQEGFGPMDRTVTPKGRRASTARGYLDQARGRPNLSIVTHALTDRILFDGKRAIGVAYLRGESNAATTVHARREVLLCSGAIASPQILQRSGVGPGALLRDLDIPLVHELPGVGQNLQDHLEMYLQYACKQPVSLYPALQWWNQPKIGAEWMFLGKGTGASNQFEAGGFIRSREEFEWPNLQYHFLPVAINYNGSNAVREHGFQAHVGSMRSPSRGRVHLKSKDPRQHPSILFNYMSHEQDWQEFRDGIRITREIMAQSALDPYRGRELSPGVEVNSDAELDAFVRRHAETAFHPSCSCKMGEDDMAVVDGQGRVHGLEGLRVVDASIMPIITTGNLNAPTIMMAEKIADRIRGRTPLPRSTAPYYVAGGAPVRRAAQR, from the coding sequence ATGCGTGAAGAATTCGACTACATCATCATCGGCGCCGGCTCGGCCGGTAACGTGCTGGCCACCCGCCTGACCGAGGATGCCGACGTCAGCGTGCTGCTGCTGGAGGCCGGCGGCCCCGACTACCGCCTCGACTTCCGCACCCAGATGCCCGCCGCCCTGGCCTTCCCCCTGCAGGGCCGACGCTACAACTGGGCCTACGAGACCGACCCCGAGCCGCACATGGACAACCGCCGCATGGAATGTGGCCGCGGCAAGGGCCTGGGCGGCTCGTCCCTGATCAACGGCATGTGCTACATCCGCGGCAACGCCATGGACTACGACGGCTGGGCCAAGCTCGAGGGCCTGGAGGACTGGAGCTACCTGGACTGCCTGCCCTATTTCCGCAAGGCCGAGACCCGCGACATCGGCCCCAACGCCTACCACGGCGGCGACGGTCCGGTCAGCGTGACCACGCCGAAGAACGGCAACAACCCGCTGTTCCAGGCCATGATCGAGGCCGGCGTACAGGCCGGCTACCCGCGCACCGACGACCTCAACGGCTACCAGCAGGAAGGCTTCGGGCCGATGGACCGCACCGTGACCCCCAAGGGCCGGCGCGCCAGCACCGCCCGCGGCTACCTGGACCAGGCCCGCGGTCGGCCCAACCTGAGCATCGTCACCCACGCTCTCACCGACCGCATCCTGTTCGATGGCAAGCGCGCCATCGGCGTCGCCTACCTGCGCGGCGAGAGCAACGCCGCGACCACCGTGCACGCCCGCCGCGAGGTGCTGCTGTGCAGCGGCGCCATCGCCTCGCCGCAGATCCTGCAGCGCTCCGGGGTCGGCCCCGGCGCGCTGTTGCGCGACCTGGACATCCCCCTGGTGCACGAGCTGCCCGGCGTCGGCCAGAATCTCCAGGACCACCTGGAGATGTACCTGCAGTACGCCTGCAAGCAGCCGGTCTCCCTGTACCCGGCGCTGCAATGGTGGAACCAGCCGAAGATCGGCGCCGAGTGGATGTTCCTCGGCAAGGGCACCGGCGCCAGCAACCAGTTCGAGGCCGGCGGCTTCATCCGCAGCCGCGAAGAGTTCGAGTGGCCGAACCTCCAGTACCACTTCCTGCCGGTGGCGATCAATTACAACGGCAGCAACGCGGTCAGGGAGCACGGCTTCCAGGCCCACGTCGGCTCCATGCGCTCGCCCAGCCGCGGCCGCGTCCACCTCAAGTCCAAGGACCCGCGCCAGCACCCGAGCATCCTGTTCAACTACATGTCCCACGAGCAGGACTGGCAGGAGTTCCGCGACGGCATCCGCATCACCCGCGAGATCATGGCGCAGTCCGCCCTCGACCCCTACCGCGGCCGCGAGCTGAGCCCAGGCGTCGAGGTGAACAGCGATGCCGAGCTGGACGCCTTCGTCCGCCGACACGCGGAAACCGCCTTCCACCCCTCCTGCTCCTGCAAGATGGGCGAGGACGACATGGCGGTGGTCGACGGCCAGGGCCGGGTGCACGGCCTGGAAGGCCTGCGGGTGGTCGACGCCTCGATCATGCCGATCATCACCACCGGCAACCTCAATGCGCCGACCATCATGATGGCCGAGAAGATCGCCGACCGGATCCGCGGCCGCACGCCGCTGCCGCGCAGCACCGCACCCTATTACGTGGCCGGCGGCGCCCCGGTGCGCCGGGCGGCGCAGCGCTAG
- a CDS encoding TldD/PmbA family protein → MHAALPQFQTLAQWLGDALAPGEDFSLGYAAEQSDFVRFNQARVRQAGQVQQTSLDLRLIRDGRHAEQQLSLSGEPQVDRQRLAEALQRLRAVLPLLPADPYLRFNREPWRSHSLQLTALPDCATVLEQVVREAAGLDLVGFYAAGPVSRGFASSSGAFGWHQASSFNLDWSLFHGNGQAVKAQYAGQHWQPDAFTARLQQARDQLAYLGRPARSLAPGDYRAYLAPAALQEVLELLGWGGFSAKALAEKDSPLQRLHGGEARLSPLLHLHEQVSGSLLPGFSSEGFPRRDLQLIRAGRPGEPLVSARSAAEYGLPGNGASPWEAPSALVMAGGELAQAQVLERLGTGLYIGNLWYLNYSDRPAARITGMTRFASFWVEDGRIQAPLASMRFDDSLYRLLGSQLEALTRERELSLASSTYRQRHNGSSLLPGALLGGLTLTL, encoded by the coding sequence ATGCACGCCGCCCTCCCCCAGTTCCAGACCCTGGCCCAGTGGCTGGGCGACGCCCTGGCGCCTGGCGAGGACTTCAGCCTCGGCTATGCCGCCGAGCAGTCCGACTTCGTCCGTTTCAACCAGGCCCGGGTGCGCCAGGCCGGCCAGGTGCAGCAGACCAGCCTGGACCTGCGGCTGATCCGCGACGGCCGCCATGCCGAACAGCAGCTGAGCCTCAGCGGCGAGCCGCAGGTCGATCGCCAGCGCCTGGCCGAGGCCCTGCAGCGCCTGCGCGCGGTCCTGCCGCTGTTGCCGGCCGATCCCTACCTGCGCTTCAACCGCGAGCCCTGGCGCAGCCACAGCCTGCAGCTCACGGCGCTGCCGGACTGCGCCACGGTACTCGAGCAGGTCGTCCGCGAGGCCGCCGGCCTGGACCTGGTCGGCTTCTACGCCGCCGGCCCCGTCAGCCGCGGCTTCGCCAGCTCCAGCGGGGCCTTCGGCTGGCACCAGGCGAGCAGTTTCAACCTCGACTGGAGCCTGTTCCACGGCAACGGCCAGGCGGTCAAGGCGCAGTACGCCGGCCAGCACTGGCAACCCGACGCCTTCACCGCGCGGCTGCAGCAGGCCCGCGACCAGCTGGCCTACCTCGGCCGCCCCGCGCGCAGCCTGGCCCCCGGCGACTACCGCGCCTACCTGGCCCCCGCCGCCCTGCAGGAAGTGCTCGAGCTGCTCGGCTGGGGCGGCTTCTCCGCCAAGGCCCTGGCCGAGAAGGACAGCCCGCTGCAGCGCCTGCACGGCGGCGAGGCCCGCCTCAGCCCGCTGCTGCACCTGCACGAGCAGGTCAGCGGCTCGCTGCTGCCCGGTTTCTCCAGCGAGGGCTTCCCGCGCCGCGACCTGCAGCTGATCCGCGCCGGCCGCCCCGGGGAACCCCTGGTCAGCGCCCGCAGCGCCGCCGAATACGGCCTGCCGGGCAACGGCGCCAGTCCCTGGGAGGCGCCGAGCGCCCTGGTCATGGCCGGAGGCGAGCTGGCCCAGGCGCAGGTTCTCGAGCGTCTCGGCACCGGCCTGTATATCGGCAACCTGTGGTACCTCAACTACTCCGACCGGCCCGCCGCGCGCATCACCGGCATGACCCGCTTCGCCAGCTTCTGGGTCGAGGACGGGCGCATCCAGGCACCGCTGGCCAGCATGCGCTTCGACGACAGCCTGTACCGCCTGCTCGGCAGCCAGCTCGAGGCGCTGACCCGCGAGCGCGAGCTGAGCCTGGCCAGCAGCACCTACCGGCAGCGCCACAACGGCTCGAGCCTGTTGCCCGGCGCCCTGCTCGGCGGCCTGACCCTGACCCTGTAA
- the betI gene encoding transcriptional regulator BetI: MPKVGMQPIRRSQLIAATLQAIDQVGMGEASIAYIARLAGVSNGIISHYFQDKNGLLAATMRHLMQALSQASRARRAALGEDSPRTQLRAIIDSNFDDSQVNGPAMKTWLAFWAASMHHPSLRRLQRINDHRLYSNLCGQFLRALPQQQARSAARGLAALIDGLWLRGALSGEAFDIQQAVQIAYDYLDLQLAKAEGPARAERPRRLSGSPL; this comes from the coding sequence ATGCCCAAGGTTGGAATGCAGCCCATCCGCCGCTCGCAGTTGATCGCCGCCACGCTCCAAGCCATCGACCAGGTCGGCATGGGCGAGGCCAGCATCGCCTATATCGCCCGCCTGGCGGGGGTCTCCAACGGCATCATCAGCCACTATTTCCAGGACAAGAACGGCCTGCTGGCCGCCACCATGCGCCACCTGATGCAGGCCCTGAGCCAGGCCTCGCGGGCGCGTCGCGCCGCGCTCGGCGAGGACAGCCCGCGCACCCAGCTGCGCGCGATCATCGACAGCAACTTCGACGACAGCCAGGTCAACGGCCCCGCCATGAAGACCTGGCTGGCCTTCTGGGCCGCCAGCATGCACCACCCGTCCCTGCGCCGCCTGCAGCGGATCAACGACCACCGCCTGTACTCCAACCTCTGCGGCCAGTTCCTGCGCGCCCTGCCGCAGCAGCAGGCCCGCTCCGCCGCCCGCGGCCTGGCCGCGCTGATCGACGGCCTGTGGCTGCGCGGCGCCCTGTCCGGCGAGGCCTTCGACATCCAGCAGGCCGTGCAGATCGCCTACGACTACCTCGACCTGCAGCTGGCCAAGGCCGAAGGCCCCGCGCGCGCCGAGCGCCCGCGCCGCCTCAGCGGCAGCCCGCTCTGA
- the betB gene encoding betaine-aldehyde dehydrogenase gives MPRFDEQKLYIGGRYVDSSSGASFETVNPANGEVLARVQRAGKDDVERAVASAAEGQKVWAAMTAMQRSRILRKAVDILRARNDELAALETLDTGKPLSETQAVDIVTGADVLEYYAGLIPALEGQQIPLRESSFVYTRREPLGVVAGIGAWNYPIQIALWKSAPALAAGNAMIFKPSEVTPLSVLKLAEIYTEAGLPDGVFNVLTGSGREVGQWLTEHPGIAKISFTGGTSTGKKVMASASGSTLKDVTMELGGKSPLIIFDDADLDRAADIAMMANFYSSGQVCTNGTRVFIPRQLQARFEAKILERVQRIRLGNPEDADTNFGPLVSFAHMESVLEYIESGRKEGARLLCGGQRVTEGAYANGAYVAPTVFSDCSDEMTIVREEIFGPVMSILAYDGEEEVIRRANDTEYGLAAGLVTRDLARAHRVIHRLEAGICWINAWGESPAEMPVGGYKQSGVGRENGVATLEHYTQVKSVQVELGDYASVF, from the coding sequence ATGCCCCGATTCGACGAACAGAAGCTCTACATCGGCGGTCGCTACGTCGACTCGAGCAGCGGCGCCAGCTTCGAAACCGTCAACCCGGCCAACGGCGAAGTCCTGGCCCGGGTGCAGCGCGCCGGCAAGGACGACGTCGAGCGCGCCGTCGCCAGCGCCGCCGAAGGGCAGAAGGTGTGGGCGGCGATGACCGCCATGCAGCGCTCGCGCATCCTGCGCAAGGCGGTGGACATCCTCCGCGCGCGCAACGACGAGCTGGCCGCCCTCGAGACCCTCGACACCGGCAAGCCGCTGTCCGAGACCCAGGCGGTGGACATCGTCACCGGCGCCGACGTGCTGGAGTACTACGCCGGCCTGATCCCCGCCCTCGAGGGCCAGCAGATCCCGCTGCGCGAATCCTCCTTCGTCTACACCCGCCGCGAGCCCCTAGGCGTGGTGGCCGGCATCGGCGCCTGGAACTACCCGATCCAGATCGCCCTGTGGAAATCCGCCCCGGCCCTGGCCGCCGGCAACGCGATGATCTTCAAGCCCAGCGAAGTGACCCCGCTGTCGGTGCTCAAGCTGGCCGAGATCTACACCGAGGCCGGCCTGCCGGACGGCGTGTTCAACGTGCTCACCGGCAGCGGCCGCGAAGTCGGCCAGTGGCTCACCGAGCACCCGGGCATCGCCAAGATCTCCTTCACCGGCGGCACCAGCACCGGCAAGAAGGTCATGGCCAGCGCCTCCGGCTCGACCCTCAAGGACGTGACCATGGAGCTGGGCGGCAAGTCGCCGCTGATCATCTTCGACGACGCCGACCTCGACCGCGCCGCCGACATCGCCATGATGGCCAACTTCTACAGCTCCGGTCAGGTCTGCACCAACGGCACCCGGGTGTTCATCCCGCGCCAGCTGCAGGCGCGCTTCGAGGCCAAGATCCTGGAGCGGGTGCAGCGCATTCGCCTGGGCAACCCGGAGGATGCCGACACCAACTTCGGCCCGCTGGTCAGCTTCGCCCACATGGAGAGCGTGCTCGAGTACATCGAGAGCGGCCGCAAGGAAGGCGCGCGCCTGCTCTGCGGCGGCCAGCGGGTGACCGAGGGTGCCTACGCCAATGGCGCCTATGTCGCCCCGACCGTGTTCAGCGACTGCAGCGACGAGATGACCATAGTGCGCGAGGAAATCTTCGGCCCGGTGATGAGCATCCTCGCCTACGACGGCGAGGAAGAAGTGATCCGCCGCGCCAACGACACCGAGTACGGCCTGGCCGCCGGCCTGGTGACCCGCGACCTGGCCCGGGCGCACCGAGTCATCCACCGCCTGGAAGCCGGCATCTGCTGGATCAACGCCTGGGGCGAGTCGCCGGCGGAGATGCCGGTGGGCGGCTACAAGCAGTCGGGCGTCGGCCGCGAGAACGGCGTGGCGACCCTCGAGCACTACACCCAGGTCAAGTCGGTGCAGGTGGAGCTGGGCGACTACGCCTCGGTGTTCTGA